The Streptomyces sp. B3I8 nucleotide sequence CGGGCCGACCGAGGCGTTCACCCCCGAGCAACTCGCCGACGTCTACGACATCAACGTCCTCTCCACTCAGCGGGTCAACCGCACGGTGCTCCCGCTCATGCGCCGCCAGGGCCGCGGGCTGCTGCTGTGGGTGGGCTCCTCCTCCACCCGCGGCGGTCATCCGCCCTTCCTCGGGCCCTACTTCGCCGCCAAGGCCGCGATGGACGCGCTCGCCGAGAGCTACGCCGCCGAGGTGGTCAAGTACGGCATCGAGACCACCCTCGTCGTCCCCGGGGCCTACCCGAGCGGCACCAACCACTTCGCGCACGCCGGCAGCCCCGCGGACACGGCACGGGCGGCCGAGTACGACGAGGCCTACGGCACGCTCCGGGACGCCATGACCGACGCGCTCGCCGGCATCTTCCCGCCGGGACGCGCGGCGGACGAGGTGGCCGACGAGATCGTCCGCGTCGTCGGCCTGCCCCACGGCAGCCGGCCGCTGCGCACGCACGTCGACCCCAGCCGGGACGGCAGCGAGGTGGTCTCCGCCGTC carries:
- a CDS encoding SDR family NAD(P)-dependent oxidoreductase, which codes for MVVTGASSGFGNLTARALAEAGHVVHAGMRATTGRNAPAAAALDAFGRERGLRVSAIEMDVQDQASVDAAVARIEAERGRLDVVVHNAGHMVLGPTEAFTPEQLADVYDINVLSTQRVNRTVLPLMRRQGRGLLLWVGSSSTRGGHPPFLGPYFAAKAAMDALAESYAAEVVKYGIETTLVVPGAYPSGTNHFAHAGSPADTARAAEYDEAYGTLRDAMTDALAGIFPPGRAADEVADEIVRVVGLPHGSRPLRTHVDPSRDGSEVVSAVYDRVRAEFFHRIGIDELLTPGASL